The Branchiostoma floridae strain S238N-H82 chromosome 12, Bfl_VNyyK, whole genome shotgun sequence genome segment AACGATTTTAGATGAAAATGGAACACAGAGACGGTTGGTCACAACCCAAAAGACAGGGAAGAAAATGAAGATGAAAAGAGTTAAAATATTTTTGGAGCAGCCCCTAGAACGTGACAGTCTCAGACATCGTCCTGCAGAGCACTGACATTTTGGAAGTAATCTCTCAGCACCCTGATACCTGATACTCCTGCACATGTGTTGTGTGTGACTGGAGATATTGAACTGAACCCAGCAGCAAACCATTTTTGATTGCAGTAAGAGCGCCACCTGGTCGTGAAATAATAAACTGCATCTACACATTTGTTAGGCATCGAATATATCGATATCAGCAAAGATATTATACTAAAttgtataatgtccttggtgagAGTTACTGATATAAGTACCAAATTTTCGGCGTCTTCAAACATGAGTGAATGTGAACTTTGTCAATATTTCTATTAACCAGGTTGGAGCTGCCATCCATGAACTCGGCCACACCGTCGGCTTCTTCCACGAGCAGAGCAGACCAGACCGCGACTCGTACGTCAAGGTCCTGTGGGAGAACGTCCGCAAGAACCAGAAACACAACTTTGAAAAGTACGACTGGGACCGAGTCAACGACTTCAACATCCCGTACGACTACATTTCCGTCATGCACTACAGATCGGACGTGAGTAACTGCATTTAGTAGCTGACCAATCACTAGTGTGCTTGTGGTCACATGATAATGAAGTAAAtcagtccgccatgttggtgggtcaTCATATGAAAATGTTCTTTCTTGTCATTTCGTTCCCTAACCTTAAAACgcacaggttttttttttcaatacttaAAGACACAGACTTCAgaaccagtgtttttgtatctgAAGATCAGGCGTCGTTTGCTCATGTCTATAAATTGTGACGTTAAATACATGACATATAATTCTAACGATGTTGTTAATCATTCGTGTAAAATACAAAAGATACAATTGAATAAATGGTAGAGAAACCTTTTTAAAAAGTGCACACAAGAAAACAAGCACATGCCAACGCTTAGTGAACACGTAAAATTATTCGTCCACAGGAATTCGCTACCCGCGTTGGCCGGAGAAAGCTGCGTACAGTGGTGACCACTGACCCCTTCTTCCAggatctgattggtcagcgGATTTCTCTCAGCTTCTTCGACATCAAGCTCGCGAACGCCATGTATGGCTGCAGTGGTGAGAACACACTCCCATCTAAACACTCACGTGACTTGTGACTTCATGTAGACCCCGCTATATAGTGTGGTTAAAGACACGTGTCAAGGTTTGATAATTGTTAAGAAATGCTAAGAGATGTTAAGAAATGCTCTTAATGCTTGGTTCCACCTTCTTACATATATCTGTCTTTTGCTATCTGTCTTAAAAGAAAGTTCCTTTATCATTGTACGTGCGATTTACCGGACCAACGCTAGAAGTAGATTGTTATACAATGACAACTAGAATTCCAACATCATGATATAACTGGCTCATATTCTACATACACTGGTGAACTATTTTCCATTCAAATAATTACACAAAGTCGTAATACCCATTCAACACTTTTGACATTGATGCTTATAATCAATTTTCAGATCACTGCAATCCCACCGTGAAATGCAAGGGGGAGGCGTTTCTGAACTCGGACTGTAAGTGTATGTGCCGGACGCACACGTCCCTCGGTGCCGAGGAGTGTCCCCGCAGTAGTTACGTACAGATCAGCGAGCCCCCTCGGCCCCGGACCCTACCGCCCCGGACCAGGACCTGGAGTATCCCCGCCCGCTCAGGGGAGCGCAGCAAGAGTAAGGAGAACGCCATCATCAAACCGAAGAAATCCAAAAGTGAGGACACGTTACACTAACCAGAATTGTTGGGATATAAATGTAAGACTTTTCTGTTCAAAATAACCTCACATGCAATACCCTGCAGGGAAAAAGCAATCATTTTACAGCAAATTCTttgacaaattaaaaaaaattgaattcgTTAGAAACTTTTAATCCTCACTGATCTTATTattaaaactttaaaaagtgTAAGACTTGTGTAACCTTAATTTGACTTCATAGGATGTGAATACCATTTCTAATCCTGCTTCGGCCTTTAATATTTGCTTTATCTAATCATAaatttaaatacattttgtcCATATTCACCGTACTAACCATCATAtcgacgtgtgtgtgtgtatttttctttttagtgCGGGGCGTATataggaatgaatgatttatttgatCATTATGATCATAAAAAAGTATATAACAGCCATCGGCTGAATCGCATACGTTTTACATGTGAAAACTTTAATATCTGTTTACTTCACATCTATAGAAGCTTCCAAGTGCTACCCGAAGAACGGCGCCTCCTACCGGGGCAAGCTCAGTACGACAATCCACGGCGAGTCCTGCCTGTCCTGGAGCGACACCTTGGACCGTGACGTCAGCGTGCACACCTACCCTGGCGGGCTGGCCGGGGTGGGGAAGCACAACTTCTGCCGTAACCCTCCCTACCCTTACAGCTCCCGCCCCTGGTGTTACGTCAAGTCCAGCCGGTACTGGGACTACTGTGATATCCCGCTCTGTCGAGACAGGGACGGGTCAGGCGTATCTAAGGAGATAAACAGTAAGAAACATAGAAAGGGCTACAAGAGTAGGGAGAGGGGGAGGAAGCATAGACTGTGGCTACGCAGACGTCCTTCCTCTAAACCAGCTGATACCGAGGATAGGAGTCATTAACTAGGACGGATATGATTTTCCTTTTCTAGCCGCGAGGGGGCGTTAGTTGACGGAGGAGAGATGGCGTTGTACATACCGAACGTTTCTGTATATTAAACACATTCCTTGTAAAGTTTTGTATTTACAAATGATGTTAAAAATGGTGGACTTGACTCATGGAGGGTGTGAGGGCTTCTGCATCAAGTCATTGAATATCGTGTGGAAAGTCATTGAATATTGTGTGGAAAATCTCAAGAAAGTAGTTGCGACGATAAGATACATAACACAGTCACTAGCtgtaaaatacattgtagtcaTCAGCTGTGCAGCGCCGACTAGCGGCTCTACCGGTAATGCATCTCCAGAATACAGAATACTTTCACCCTAGTTACTTTAAGAATTTCTAGCTCTatgttatttgtatattttgcacaTCTTAACACTATTGTCACAAAGGTTTTATGATCTCGTTTGTCTATTATTTCCTAATCACTTAGACTTAATATTTCAGGTTATGGTAAGATTTTCATTTTGTGAAGCAATTTAGTCGGTATCATACTGTGGCGATACTCGAGAATGTCAACTATTTATAAGCACAGGCTCAGTGGATATATGTACTTATAAGACGTTTGCAGGGAGCGCTTTTCACAATTCATAGATACCGATTACCTCACCGGCATTGCTAAGTTATACGGACACTATTTAAGATGTCTTGAAGAGAAACGAAGACCTCACATAGTCTCGATACAAAGCCTCATTGATCACTCATATGTATTATTTTGACAACAGGTTTGAACTGAATAAACCAAAAAGCCACCACATGCGTTTCGttactttttcttttaaaaagtgTACATGATCTTATATGATCATAGTTCATGAACTGGGATATATATGAGAATTGTCCGGTTTAAGCTAGTAACGTCTAACTTTGAATTTGAAGGGAGGAAGAAAGTAACAAATGAATGTATCAACGAATAAAATGAATGAGTGATAAATGAACGAATGAAGGAaaggatgaatggatggattgatggatggatggatggatggaatgtTATTGACTCTGAGATTGAATGGATTTTTTTGCACAAATATAGTACAAGtcgtagcc includes the following:
- the LOC118426995 gene encoding blastula protease 10-like encodes the protein MEHRDVNVNFVNISINQVGAAIHELGHTVGFFHEQSRPDRDSYVKVLWENVRKNQKHNFEKYDWDRVNDFNIPYDYISVMHYRSDEFATRVGRRKLRTVVTTDPFFQDLIGQRISLSFFDIKLANAMYGCSGENTLPSKHSRDL
- the LOC118428162 gene encoding plasminogen-like, translating into MCRTHTSLGAEECPRSSYVQISEPPRPRTLPPRTRTWSIPARSGERSKSKENAIIKPKKSKKASKCYPKNGASYRGKLSTTIHGESCLSWSDTLDRDVSVHTYPGGLAGVGKHNFCRNPPYPYSSRPWCYVKSSRYWDYCDIPLCRDRDGSGVSKEINSKKHRKGYKSRERGRKHRLWLRRRPSSKPADTEDRSH